A portion of the Oxynema aestuarii AP17 genome contains these proteins:
- the ylqF gene encoding ribosome biogenesis GTPase YlqF has translation MTIQWYPGHIAKAERQLKEQLKLVDVVLEVRDARIPLTTHHPQVQEWVGSKERVLVINRVDTIPKLVENEWRTWFEERGETPYFTNAQQGDGVRAVAQAAKSVSDRVNRRRRDRGMRPRPVRAVVIGFPNVGKSALINRLLGRRVVESARRPGVTRQLRWVKISKELELLDAPGVIPTKLDDPQGAVKLAICDDIGDAAYENLLVAAELVELICFMDDSFPGMGAAQTLKSRYDPDPFASSGEQYIHAIAASRYQGDVERAARQLLNDFRKGLLGAIALELPPI, from the coding sequence ATGACCATTCAGTGGTATCCCGGTCACATTGCCAAAGCGGAACGGCAACTCAAAGAACAACTCAAGCTCGTCGATGTCGTGCTCGAAGTCCGGGATGCTCGCATTCCTCTGACCACCCACCATCCCCAAGTCCAGGAATGGGTCGGCAGTAAGGAGCGCGTCTTGGTGATTAACCGGGTCGATACGATTCCGAAGCTGGTGGAAAACGAGTGGCGCACCTGGTTTGAAGAACGCGGCGAAACTCCCTATTTTACCAACGCCCAACAGGGAGACGGCGTGCGCGCCGTGGCTCAAGCGGCAAAAAGTGTCAGCGATCGCGTCAATCGGCGACGGCGCGATCGCGGGATGCGTCCCCGTCCCGTGCGCGCCGTCGTCATCGGCTTTCCCAATGTCGGCAAATCTGCTTTGATTAACCGCCTGTTGGGTCGGCGCGTTGTCGAAAGCGCCCGCCGTCCCGGGGTCACCCGTCAACTGCGCTGGGTAAAGATTTCTAAAGAATTAGAATTACTCGACGCGCCGGGAGTGATCCCGACGAAGTTAGACGACCCCCAAGGGGCGGTCAAATTAGCTATTTGCGACGATATCGGCGATGCGGCTTACGAGAATCTACTCGTGGCTGCGGAGTTGGTCGAGTTAATTTGTTTTATGGACGATAGTTTTCCCGGGATGGGAGCTGCTCAAACTTTAAAATCTCGTTACGACCCCGATCCGTTTGCGAGTAGCGGCGAGCAGTATATCCACGCGATCGCCGCAAGCCGCTATCAAGGGGATG
- a CDS encoding universal stress protein, producing the protein MFETVLFPIDQSPESREAADTVVKIVKQFNSRLVLLSVLEKPIEGEEAPPEPRMSPEAIAELLKSAQSMFGQAGIEAETIEREGKPAFAICDVADEINADLIIMGCRGIGLIEEEVSESVTNRVINLSPCPVLIVP; encoded by the coding sequence ATGTTTGAGACCGTTCTATTTCCGATCGACCAAAGCCCCGAGTCTCGTGAAGCGGCGGATACCGTCGTCAAAATCGTCAAGCAGTTTAATTCGCGTTTAGTGCTGCTTTCGGTACTTGAAAAGCCTATTGAAGGGGAGGAAGCCCCTCCCGAACCGAGAATGTCTCCCGAGGCGATCGCCGAACTACTCAAAAGCGCCCAATCCATGTTTGGTCAAGCCGGGATCGAAGCCGAGACGATCGAGCGCGAAGGAAAACCTGCATTTGCGATTTGTGACGTCGCCGACGAAATCAATGCCGATCTGATTATTATGGGATGTCGGGGGATCGGCTTGATCGAGGAAGAAGTATCTGAAAGCGTGACCAATCGCGTGATTAACTTATCTCCCTGTCCGGTGTTAATCGTGCCTTAA
- a CDS encoding phosphoglycerate kinase encodes MAKKTVANLSASDVSGKRVLMRADFNVPLDEAGKITDDTRIRAALPTIQDLTGKGAKVILCSHFGRPKGQVNEKMRLTPVAERLSELLGQDVIKCDDCIGSGVASKLEGLADGQVALLENVRFHAGEEKNDPEFAKQLASVAEVYVNDAFGTAHRAHASTEGVTKYLSPNVAGFLIEKELQYLQGAIENPQKPLAAIIGGSKVSSKIGVIETLLEKCDKLFLGGGMIFTFLKARGIGVGNSLVEEDKLELARSLEAKAKERGVDLLLPTDVVIADKFAADANTQTVTVENIPNGWMGLDIGPDSVKAFQEALADCKTVIWNGPMGVFEMEKFAQGTEAIAHTLAELTPKGTTTIIGGGDSVAAVEKVGLGEKMSHISTGGGASLELLEGKVLPGIAALDDA; translated from the coding sequence GTGGCCAAGAAAACTGTAGCAAATTTGTCGGCTTCCGACGTATCGGGCAAACGAGTTCTGATGCGCGCCGATTTTAACGTTCCTCTCGACGAGGCAGGCAAGATTACGGACGATACCCGCATCCGCGCTGCGTTGCCGACGATTCAAGACCTCACCGGAAAAGGCGCCAAGGTGATTCTGTGCAGTCACTTCGGACGTCCCAAAGGTCAAGTCAATGAAAAAATGCGGTTGACTCCGGTAGCGGAGCGCCTCTCGGAATTGCTCGGTCAAGATGTGATTAAATGCGACGATTGCATCGGTTCCGGTGTGGCGTCGAAGCTCGAAGGGTTGGCGGACGGTCAAGTGGCCTTGTTGGAAAATGTGCGCTTCCACGCTGGAGAGGAGAAAAACGATCCGGAATTCGCCAAGCAGTTAGCTTCGGTGGCGGAGGTTTACGTTAACGATGCTTTCGGAACGGCTCACCGCGCTCATGCTTCTACGGAAGGGGTGACCAAGTATCTCAGCCCCAATGTGGCGGGATTTTTGATCGAGAAGGAATTGCAATATTTGCAAGGGGCGATCGAAAATCCGCAAAAGCCGTTGGCGGCGATTATCGGCGGGTCTAAAGTGTCGAGTAAAATCGGCGTGATCGAAACGTTGCTGGAGAAATGCGACAAACTCTTCCTCGGCGGCGGGATGATCTTCACCTTCCTCAAGGCGCGCGGGATTGGCGTCGGTAATTCTTTGGTGGAAGAGGATAAGTTGGAGTTGGCGCGATCGCTCGAAGCCAAAGCCAAAGAACGCGGCGTCGATTTACTGTTGCCGACCGACGTCGTGATTGCCGACAAGTTCGCGGCGGACGCCAATACCCAAACGGTGACCGTGGAAAACATCCCCAACGGCTGGATGGGCTTGGATATCGGTCCGGACTCCGTGAAGGCGTTCCAAGAAGCCCTGGCGGACTGCAAGACGGTGATCTGGAACGGTCCGATGGGTGTGTTTGAAATGGAAAAATTCGCTCAAGGTACGGAGGCGATCGCCCATACGTTAGCCGAACTGACCCCGAAAGGCACGACCACGATTATCGGCGGTGGCGACTCCGTGGCGGCTGTCGAAAAAGTCGGCTTGGGCGAAAAAATGAGCCACATTTCGACGGGGGGCGGCGCCAGCCTCGAATTGCTCGAAGGTAAGGTACTTCCCGGTATTGCGGCGTTAGATGATGCTTAA
- the rpsU gene encoding 30S ribosomal protein S21 has protein sequence MTQVILGDNEHLESALRRFKRKVSGAGIFADMKKNRHFETPAEKRKRKEIARQRERRRLRNRRRGFRS, from the coding sequence ATGACCCAAGTGATTCTGGGTGATAACGAACATTTAGAGTCTGCTTTACGCCGATTTAAGCGTAAAGTTTCCGGGGCTGGAATTTTTGCGGACATGAAAAAGAACCGCCATTTTGAAACCCCAGCCGAAAAGCGCAAGCGCAAGGAAATTGCGCGACAAAGAGAACGGCGTAGACTTCGCAACCGCCGTAGAGGTTTTCGCAGTTAG
- a CDS encoding RNA recognition motif domain-containing protein: MTVYVGNLSFQVTEDDLNSVFAEYGSVKRVHMPVDRETGRVRGFAFVEMETEEEEDAAIESLDEAEWMERTLKVNKAKPRTDKRSSGGGGGGNWGGKSRNFSRRY, from the coding sequence ATGACGGTTTACGTCGGTAACCTTTCCTTCCAAGTCACGGAAGACGATCTCAACAGTGTTTTTGCAGAATACGGTTCGGTCAAGCGAGTTCACATGCCCGTCGATCGCGAAACTGGACGAGTACGCGGTTTTGCCTTCGTCGAGATGGAAACCGAGGAAGAAGAAGACGCAGCGATCGAAAGTTTGGATGAAGCTGAGTGGATGGAGCGCACCCTCAAGGTGAATAAGGCCAAACCCCGCACCGACAAGCGCTCCTCCGGTGGTGGTGGCGGCGGTAACTGGGGCGGTAAAAGCCGCAATTTCTCCCGTCGCTACTAA
- a CDS encoding aldo/keto reductase, which translates to MSTANQLALPTMGCGTWAWGNRLLWDYDPRMDDQLHAVFDLCVAYGVTLFDTGDSYGTGRLKGRSEELLGQFANTYRGSNADRICIATKLAAYPWRLTRSSMASACEGSARRLGRKVDLVQMHWSTANYAPWQEWALLDGLADLYDRGEVKAVGLSNYGPKRLQKVYQRFRDRGVPIATLQVQYSLLSTYPVSELNVKEICDELGIQLIAYSPLALGLLTGKYSANGPYPKGLRGFLCKQLFPAIDPLLDCLRAIARSRQKTMAQVALNWCIGKGAIPIPGAKTLEQAKQNIGALGWQLDAGEMAELDRVSESLDKQMVQNIFQTR; encoded by the coding sequence ATGTCAACTGCCAACCAACTCGCCTTACCGACAATGGGTTGCGGAACCTGGGCCTGGGGAAACCGATTGCTGTGGGACTACGATCCCAGGATGGACGACCAATTGCACGCCGTGTTCGATTTATGTGTCGCTTACGGGGTCACCTTATTCGATACGGGCGATTCTTACGGAACGGGACGACTCAAAGGACGCAGCGAGGAATTATTAGGTCAATTTGCCAATACCTATCGCGGGTCGAATGCAGACCGCATTTGTATTGCAACGAAATTGGCGGCTTATCCTTGGCGGTTGACCCGAAGTTCGATGGCGTCGGCGTGTGAAGGTTCGGCCCGTCGTTTGGGGAGAAAGGTGGATTTGGTGCAGATGCATTGGTCTACGGCGAATTACGCTCCTTGGCAAGAATGGGCCTTGTTAGATGGCTTGGCGGATTTGTACGATCGCGGCGAAGTTAAGGCGGTCGGACTGTCGAATTACGGACCGAAACGATTGCAGAAAGTTTATCAAAGATTCCGCGATCGCGGGGTGCCGATTGCAACGTTACAGGTTCAGTATTCTTTGCTTTCAACCTATCCGGTCAGCGAATTAAATGTAAAAGAGATTTGCGACGAGTTGGGTATTCAATTGATTGCTTACAGTCCCCTGGCGTTGGGTTTGTTGACTGGGAAATATTCGGCGAACGGACCGTATCCGAAAGGGTTGCGAGGGTTTCTCTGCAAGCAGTTATTCCCGGCGATCGATCCCCTGTTAGATTGTCTGCGGGCGATCGCGCGATCGCGCCAGAAAACCATGGCACAAGTGGCTCTGAATTGGTGTATTGGTAAGGGGGCGATTCCGATTCCAGGGGCTAAAACTTTGGAGCAAGCCAAGCAGAATATCGGGGCATTAGGTTGGCAATTAGATGCGGGCGAAATGGCCGAACTCGATCGCGTTTCCGAAAGTTTGGACAAGCAAATGGTACAGAATATTTTTCAAACTCGGTGA
- a CDS encoding CatB-related O-acetyltransferase codes for MTYGPSPARKYPLPGQTRLVYLKNIITNPNIIVGDYTYYDDFENPENFERNVLYHFDFIGDKLTIGKFCAIASDVKFIMNGGNHRTDWFTNYPFPVFGQGWEVAMPESWPDKGNTCIGNDVWIGYGATIMPGVRIGDGAIVASQSVVTKSVEPYTVVGGNPAREIRKRFDPQTIEELIKISWWNWDIDKITRNLKLICNGDLKALQAAR; via the coding sequence ATGACCTACGGACCGTCCCCCGCTCGAAAATATCCCCTCCCCGGCCAAACTCGGCTCGTCTATCTCAAAAATATTATTACCAATCCCAATATTATCGTCGGCGACTATACCTATTACGACGATTTCGAGAATCCCGAAAACTTCGAGCGCAATGTTCTCTACCATTTTGACTTTATTGGGGATAAATTAACGATCGGTAAATTTTGCGCGATCGCCTCCGATGTCAAATTCATCATGAACGGCGGCAATCATCGCACTGACTGGTTCACCAATTATCCCTTTCCCGTGTTTGGACAAGGTTGGGAAGTGGCCATGCCCGAATCGTGGCCGGATAAAGGCAATACCTGCATCGGTAACGATGTTTGGATCGGTTATGGCGCGACGATTATGCCGGGAGTTCGGATCGGGGACGGGGCGATCGTTGCCAGTCAATCGGTCGTCACGAAAAGTGTCGAACCCTATACCGTTGTCGGCGGCAATCCCGCCCGCGAAATCCGCAAACGATTTGACCCACAAACGATTGAAGAACTGATAAAAATTAGTTGGTGGAATTGGGACATCGACAAAATTACTCGCAATCTCAAACTGATTTGTAATGGCGATTTAAAAGCGTTGCAAGCGGCACGCTAA
- a CDS encoding GTPase family protein — protein sequence MVRLKGWQSLILAMPIAAIVIFLLVAAGWQIHEWRINWIWAIFTLIFVGWRWLLVRWTRSGVAQVEAAIAQVSQELESVTERAPQAMTDKEATQKVEAVLRESLQAAREDPPIWEDWQQFWQRAQDLVVAIANIYHPEVKYPLLNIYIPQAYGLIRGTVDDVDRWMQQLSPVLNQVTVGQAYQGYQMYQKLEPSARKLWQAWGWAQWILNPAAALARQASQKSSSRAERELVVNLSQMAREAALRNLARQAIALYGESTPPELEAVSAPQKLPEAKTQTLREILDRAEPATEIVEKPVNILLVGRTGAGKSSAINTLFDADLAEIDVLPSTDRIASYQWEAQTGERLSLWDTPGYEQVNRPELREMVLEYAKTADLLLLVTPALDPALQMDVDFLEEIRSQVPDLRAIAIVTQVDRLRPMREWEPPYDWVFGDRQKEVAIREATQYRLEQFGDRCDRVLPLVSADPGSNRAAWNVEALSIELIEAIEPAKQDRLARFLRDRETRTAAAAKIIDRYTFQMTTTQGLAAFLKSPILQFLSTLSTGSPSLAYLLAEQIPVEQLPVVIGKLQMAYDLFNLLKEERGDRNFDLLALWPVLRDNSASPDRNAWAFGHAFVEYWMENLSSDALKARFKGYLERQESS from the coding sequence ATGGTGCGTTTAAAAGGGTGGCAAAGTCTGATTTTAGCGATGCCGATCGCCGCGATCGTCATTTTCCTGTTAGTGGCGGCAGGTTGGCAGATCCACGAGTGGCGAATTAACTGGATTTGGGCCATTTTCACCCTCATTTTCGTCGGTTGGCGCTGGTTGCTGGTACGCTGGACGCGATCGGGGGTGGCGCAAGTGGAAGCGGCGATCGCCCAAGTGAGTCAAGAGCTCGAAAGCGTCACGGAACGAGCGCCCCAAGCGATGACGGACAAAGAAGCGACCCAAAAAGTCGAAGCCGTCTTGCGCGAGAGTTTGCAAGCGGCGCGGGAAGATCCGCCGATTTGGGAAGATTGGCAGCAATTTTGGCAACGGGCGCAAGATCTCGTCGTGGCGATCGCCAATATTTACCATCCCGAGGTCAAATATCCCCTTTTAAATATCTACATTCCCCAGGCTTACGGGTTAATTCGCGGCACCGTGGACGACGTGGATCGCTGGATGCAGCAGCTTTCCCCAGTTCTCAATCAAGTCACCGTCGGCCAAGCCTACCAAGGGTATCAAATGTATCAAAAATTGGAGCCGTCGGCGCGCAAGTTGTGGCAAGCGTGGGGGTGGGCCCAGTGGATTTTGAATCCGGCGGCGGCGTTAGCCCGTCAGGCGAGCCAGAAAAGCAGTTCTCGGGCCGAACGGGAGTTAGTGGTCAATTTGAGCCAAATGGCGCGGGAAGCGGCCTTACGCAATCTCGCACGGCAGGCGATCGCCCTGTACGGAGAGAGTACGCCGCCGGAGTTGGAAGCGGTCAGTGCGCCACAAAAGTTACCGGAGGCGAAGACCCAAACGTTACGCGAAATTCTCGATCGCGCCGAACCCGCGACCGAAATTGTGGAAAAACCCGTGAATATCCTGCTCGTCGGGCGCACGGGGGCGGGGAAAAGTAGTGCGATCAATACTTTGTTTGACGCCGATCTGGCTGAAATCGACGTTTTACCGAGTACGGACCGGATCGCAAGTTATCAATGGGAGGCGCAGACCGGGGAACGCCTGAGCTTGTGGGATACGCCGGGTTACGAACAGGTGAATCGGCCCGAATTGCGCGAGATGGTGTTGGAGTATGCGAAAACGGCGGATTTATTGCTGCTGGTGACTCCGGCGTTGGATCCGGCGTTGCAGATGGATGTGGACTTTTTGGAGGAGATCCGATCGCAGGTGCCGGATTTGCGGGCGATCGCGATCGTCACCCAAGTAGACCGCCTGCGTCCGATGCGGGAGTGGGAACCGCCCTATGATTGGGTATTCGGCGATCGCCAGAAAGAAGTGGCGATCCGCGAAGCGACCCAATACCGCCTCGAACAGTTTGGGGATCGCTGCGATCGCGTGCTGCCTTTGGTGAGTGCAGATCCGGGGAGCAATCGCGCGGCGTGGAACGTCGAAGCCCTTTCTATAGAGCTTATTGAGGCGATCGAACCAGCCAAACAAGACCGACTCGCCCGCTTCTTGCGCGATCGCGAGACTCGCACGGCGGCGGCAGCGAAAATTATCGACCGCTACACGTTCCAAATGACCACGACTCAGGGACTTGCCGCCTTTCTCAAAAGTCCGATTTTGCAATTTCTTTCCACGTTATCCACCGGGTCGCCGTCCCTGGCTTATCTGCTGGCGGAACAAATTCCTGTGGAACAATTGCCCGTGGTTATCGGTAAATTGCAGATGGCTTACGACCTGTTTAATTTGTTAAAAGAAGAGCGCGGCGATCGCAACTTCGATTTACTCGCTTTGTGGCCCGTCCTGCGCGATAACAGTGCATCTCCCGATCGCAACGCCTGGGCCTTCGGTCATGCCTTTGTCGAATATTGGATGGAAAATCTCAGTTCCGACGCGTTGAAAGCTCGGTTTAAAGGATATTTGGAGCGTCAAGAATCATCTTAA
- a CDS encoding S-layer homology domain-containing protein, giving the protein MKMIVKKIQANFLILLGAIALIPAISFPGLSQLSEAAIQRVIGAGLMSEYPDGSFHGERGITRAELAAILVKTFQLQQRAIVDENAASSLVDVSSAHWAYDDIQWVVKTGIMSGYRPGYFYPDRPISRAEGFAIFTQAYGVLPLGDAEVDRILKRYADGDRVPYWARQAIATALIEELVNLEGTQSISPLQPMTRSDMVYGLYRYLEKQQNPGTIPDFPVD; this is encoded by the coding sequence ATGAAAATGATCGTGAAGAAAATACAAGCAAACTTTCTGATTTTATTAGGGGCGATCGCCCTGATTCCAGCAATTTCTTTTCCCGGACTTTCGCAATTGTCCGAGGCGGCGATTCAACGAGTCATCGGCGCCGGATTGATGAGTGAATATCCCGACGGCAGTTTTCATGGAGAACGGGGCATCACCCGGGCGGAACTCGCCGCTATTTTAGTGAAAACGTTTCAATTGCAACAACGGGCGATCGTCGATGAAAATGCGGCGAGTTCGTTAGTCGATGTCAGTTCCGCTCATTGGGCGTATGACGATATTCAATGGGTCGTAAAAACGGGAATTATGAGTGGCTATCGTCCGGGATATTTTTATCCCGATCGCCCGATCTCGCGCGCGGAAGGGTTCGCAATTTTTACCCAAGCTTACGGCGTTTTACCGTTAGGTGATGCCGAAGTCGATCGCATTTTAAAACGGTATGCGGACGGCGATCGCGTTCCTTATTGGGCGCGACAGGCGATCGCGACGGCTTTAATCGAGGAATTAGTTAATTTAGAAGGAACTCAATCGATCTCGCCGTTACAACCGATGACACGATCGGACATGGTTTATGGGTTATACCGCTATTTAGAAAAACAACAAAATCCGGGAACTATTCCCGATTTTCCGGTGGATTAA
- the cobA gene encoding uroporphyrinogen-III C-methyltransferase, with product MVYLVGAGLGDAAYLTVRGRQVLERAQVLIYDALVDEGVLGLTPPDCDRLYVGKRGGQPSWSQVEIDRLLVEQGLRGKAVVRLKGGDPFVFGRCSSEIEALNAAGCPFEVVPGISSVLAAPELAGIPLTDPVLSSCFAVLSGHDPESLNWEAIAQLPTLVILMGTRQLGQILWQLQRWGKSSQTPIAIVRAAGTEAQRVWTGRLANILDRTRGEMLSPAVVVVGDVVKLREQLYAKECEVLSQGFNPQIRAPLAGKTVLVTRSATQSSTFTDLLTREGARAIEMPALEITAPSSWDGLDRAIAQLHEFDWLILTSANGVDYFCDRLVRLGKDCRALAHLKIAVVGKKTAKVLQGRSLVADFIPPDYVADSLVETFPDDLEGLKILFPRVESGGREVLVAEFTDRGAQVEEVAAYQSGCPATISPPAWDALQRGEVDIVTFASSKTVKYFAQLLERESRTHPGVRAAESWQSLLNGVCIASIGPQTSQTCRDAFGRVDIEAEEYTLEGLVAALVSFSKRR from the coding sequence ATGGTTTATCTCGTCGGCGCCGGATTGGGGGATGCGGCGTATCTGACGGTACGCGGACGCCAAGTTTTAGAACGGGCGCAAGTGCTGATTTACGATGCGCTGGTCGATGAGGGGGTGTTGGGGTTGACGCCGCCGGATTGCGATCGCCTCTACGTCGGGAAACGGGGGGGTCAGCCGAGTTGGTCCCAGGTGGAGATCGATCGCCTGTTGGTGGAACAGGGTTTGCGCGGTAAGGCGGTGGTGCGTCTCAAGGGCGGGGATCCGTTCGTGTTCGGGCGCTGCAGTTCGGAAATCGAGGCACTGAATGCGGCGGGCTGTCCCTTTGAGGTGGTTCCGGGGATTTCGTCGGTGTTGGCGGCGCCGGAATTGGCGGGGATTCCGTTGACCGATCCGGTGTTGAGTTCCTGCTTTGCGGTGTTAAGCGGTCACGATCCCGAGAGTTTGAATTGGGAGGCGATCGCCCAACTGCCCACGTTGGTTATTTTAATGGGAACGCGCCAATTAGGGCAGATTCTCTGGCAGTTGCAACGCTGGGGGAAGTCGTCGCAAACTCCGATCGCGATCGTACGCGCCGCCGGAACGGAAGCTCAACGGGTGTGGACGGGCCGTTTAGCCAATATTCTCGATCGCACGCGCGGGGAAATGCTCTCTCCGGCGGTGGTGGTGGTCGGCGATGTGGTCAAATTACGAGAGCAGTTGTATGCAAAGGAGTGTGAGGTCTTGTCTCAAGGATTCAACCCGCAAATTCGGGCGCCCTTGGCGGGTAAAACGGTTCTGGTGACTCGTTCGGCGACTCAGTCGAGTACGTTTACCGATTTGTTGACTCGGGAGGGGGCGCGGGCGATCGAAATGCCTGCGTTGGAAATTACGGCGCCGTCGAGTTGGGACGGTCTCGATCGCGCGATCGCGCAATTGCACGAGTTCGACTGGCTGATTTTGACTTCGGCGAATGGGGTGGACTATTTTTGCGATCGCCTCGTTCGCTTGGGTAAAGATTGCCGCGCCTTAGCTCATCTTAAAATTGCCGTGGTCGGCAAAAAAACGGCGAAAGTCCTACAGGGGCGATCTCTCGTCGCCGACTTCATCCCGCCGGATTATGTCGCCGATTCTCTCGTGGAAACCTTTCCCGACGATCTCGAAGGTCTCAAAATTCTGTTTCCCCGCGTCGAGTCCGGCGGTCGCGAGGTCTTGGTCGCCGAATTCACCGACCGGGGGGCGCAGGTTGAAGAAGTCGCCGCCTACCAATCTGGCTGTCCCGCAACGATTTCTCCTCCCGCGTGGGACGCCTTACAACGCGGCGAGGTCGATATTGTGACCTTTGCGAGTTCTAAAACTGTTAAATACTTCGCTCAACTATTAGAACGCGAGTCCCGCACTCATCCGGGCGTTCGCGCTGCTGAATCTTGGCAATCTTTACTCAATGGGGTTTGTATTGCTTCCATCGGACCGCAAACCTCTCAAACTTGTCGCGACGCTTTCGGTCGGGTCGATATTGAGGCGGAAGAATACACGCTAGAAGGTTTGGTTGCTGCGTTAGTCAGTTTTTCTAAACGGCGATAG
- a CDS encoding sensor histidine kinase produces MTEANLQQLEQRNAELEKTIEQLKGAIAQKDTKVEEIAGELERLQGHMIQMEKMAMLGQMVSGISHDINNPINFIYGNLPYVEEHIDDLFRVLEVYQSVCPENSEEIEDILDEVELDYVLDDLPRIVNSMKVGADRIRSLVLTLRNFYRLDEPQMKAANLEEGIDNTLVLLNNRYKQNITVVKEFEELPEVECYINQLNQVFMNLLSNAIDVLLDESSQEEATEDRPKKKREIAIVTKRLDESSVSIAITDNGAGIPSELEERIFEPFFTTKPMGVGTGLGLSISRQIIEQTHHGRLYCHSTLGEGSTFTIELPISQPQAG; encoded by the coding sequence ATGACTGAAGCCAACTTGCAACAGCTCGAACAACGCAACGCCGAATTAGAAAAAACTATCGAACAACTGAAAGGAGCGATCGCCCAAAAAGATACGAAAGTTGAAGAAATTGCTGGCGAGCTAGAACGCCTCCAAGGACACATGATCCAAATGGAAAAAATGGCGATGCTCGGTCAAATGGTTTCGGGTATTTCCCACGACATTAATAACCCGATTAATTTTATTTATGGTAATTTGCCCTACGTCGAAGAACATATCGACGATTTATTCAGAGTTCTGGAAGTTTATCAGTCGGTTTGTCCGGAAAATTCAGAAGAAATTGAAGATATTCTGGATGAAGTCGAACTCGATTACGTTCTCGACGACTTGCCGCGTATTGTCAATTCGATGAAAGTCGGCGCCGATCGCATTCGCAGTCTGGTCCTGACTTTGCGGAACTTCTACCGCCTGGACGAACCGCAGATGAAAGCGGCCAATTTAGAAGAAGGGATCGATAATACCCTGGTTCTGCTCAACAATCGTTACAAGCAAAATATTACGGTCGTTAAAGAGTTTGAAGAACTTCCCGAAGTCGAATGTTATATCAATCAACTCAATCAGGTGTTTATGAACTTGTTGAGTAATGCGATCGATGTTTTGCTAGATGAGTCTTCCCAAGAGGAAGCGACGGAAGATCGACCGAAGAAGAAACGGGAAATTGCGATCGTCACCAAACGACTGGACGAGAGTTCGGTTTCAATTGCGATTACCGATAACGGCGCGGGAATTCCTAGCGAATTGGAAGAGCGCATTTTCGAGCCATTTTTTACGACGAAACCGATGGGAGTCGGTACCGGATTGGGGTTGTCAATTTCCCGACAAATTATCGAACAAACTCATCACGGTCGTTTGTACTGTCATTCGACTCTCGGGGAAGGCAGTACGTTTACGATCGAGTTGCCGATTTCTCAACCTCAAGCGGGGTAG